DNA sequence from the Armigeres subalbatus isolate Guangzhou_Male chromosome 1, GZ_Asu_2, whole genome shotgun sequence genome:
AAAGCGATGCCTGCTACGATGCGCATAAAGCAGGGACGTATTTAAGGGTGCATAAATCCTATGCGTTACCTAAACATGATGAGGTTATAAAGCACCCTCTCACAGCTACGAGGACCGCTACCAGCTGATCGACCTTCTTCCGTTGCGTATCCATAGGGACTTAAGCAGAGCACTGTCCGTCGCTGATATTATACGAGGATCGATTGTCCCGACATTCTGCAACAAATTAACATTAACGTGCAACATCGGCCATTGCAGAATAGCATAATGTTGAGACTTCCCCTTCGCCGCACCAACTATGGTTTGGGCTACGCATTGTACGGGCTACAGAGAGTTTTTAATAGGGTGGCATCAGTATTTGACTACCACTTGACAAGAGATGCGCTTTGCCGTAGTTTTGTAAATGTTTTTCGTCGTAGTAGCTGACGCGCATATGCCAGATAAGTGTATTTAAGTCCCATGACAATTTTATGTTTCGTTGTGATTTTACTGTTTTATTAATTAGTTATTATTGTAGTGACCATACTAGTTTTAAATCATCATTAGGATTACGAACAATCTGTTGATGTACaccataaataaacaaataattgataatactttaaaagtaggcaattaccatggaTTGGAACACGCTGTATAGGAAATACCGTGAtgtgccctaatttcgcgcgcgccctaacttcgcgcattataaaatcatttatttttttcaatttttaggtaccagtcaaaattgaaaaatctggaggattacaaaatatcattgttgttgaatgtttttcacgaaagaatttgaaaaacaaacttggtttagtacaccaaataaaattatttcaatttggtcCTCCTATCGACCGCCATATTTGCTTGTGCTTAGCACAGAGACGAAGAACATGacccaagtaaacaaatgattttactgtacaaaactggctactttttggaaatatttgtatccattatgctctgttggatatgtttattcgtcattactattgaaaagtgtaaaatttattaatattgtgtttatttagaCTTTCGCTTCGTGAGCGAAATTAGGTATATGAGAGTAATTATGGtgcctaatttcgtttattgttgttgcgtagtttcatttgcaacattctGATGAACCAAAAGCAATATAATACACAGAACAGTTTTACACTGAATAGAACCCGAAAAGTTCATTCCCATacgctttttatctaattttcagacggataaccaccgacatcgactaatgttgatttgaaaaatcttatagatcagtgcctgcaatagctaccaaatccgatgtgtaaaatgatgctaaacttaagctaaaactacagcagctttttcgataatgtatataatattgaagatgtcttgaataaaacacatatttgaagatGTCCTATGTAAGAGATTTTAAGACTTTTTTCATGACGTCtcgaaaatttaaactttttttatacaccagctaaacattgctcgtacaatgccttttttcttaaaatatggtTTATATTTCAAAAGCAAACGATATTTTAGGAATTATGACTTGTGTCAACTAAAATGCATAAAGTAAACTCTAAGCAAAGCTCCAGGGTCGAAATATAGGCACATACCATTTCTActaaagaatgggtcactgacggctgtctgataccgttatctgcatattttgaacaatggatgcatgcttctattggttaattgattatatttcatcaaaccaataacaatattcaatttcaaacatGAGCGAAGTTAGGAACACTTTTGCGCGAAATTAAGAACTATCCTATTTTCTTGCGCGAAATAAGGAGCATACAACGGTTTCGGATTCATActccaattttttaaaatagcagcaaaatttgcaagtatcatttttttgaaaacctagaatccttctactatgtgatgcagtagcaaatgtttccaaatggccactacatgttttttaatgaacgttttaacttggtcagatcttaagtgcgcgaaattagggtacttcacggtacatgatgcatgaaagaactgcaattttcaatagtttagcgttgatattCAAAAGTTTCAGTAATATTGACAAATTGATGGAGAGTTtgtgaatcgattgatatataagtcttcaaaatccattgaaagataaaggacctatcaatgttacaaatcttacatgatttcgtgacggtcccaaattttgaaattttcattttacaccctatatccgagtcttcctcttagacgtagtttacgtcaaaaacagAAATTTCATAAAGCTAACCACTTTAATCACTTTCCTTTACATTGTAGGTGGAGTGGCCCTGGTCTACGTCAGTCAACCGATGGACACCGTCAAAGTGAAAATGCAGACCTTCCCCACGTTGTACAAAAACATGGTCGACTGTACAATGCGAACCTTCAGACGGGACGGCGTCGTACGGGGACTCTACGCGGGAACCATTCCGGCTATCGTTGCCAACGTGGCCGAAAATTCAGTACTGTTTGCTGCCTACGGAGCGTGCCAAAATCTCGTAGCCACCGTCGTACGAAAGCCATCCGTCAGTGAACTCACAGCGCTGGACAACGCCACAGCCGGATTCTTGGCCGCGTTCTTCTCCTCCTTCACTCTCTGTCCGACGGAACTAATCAAATGCAAACTTCAAGCCCTTCGCGAGGTGCAGCAAAACAATCTGAAGGCGAACGAAAAGGTGCCGAAGGTATCGCCATTTCAGCTAACGCGGCAGATCCTCCGAACCGAGGGCATTCCGGGTATGTTCCGCGGACTGACGTCCACCTTCGCGCGAGAGATGCCCggctatttcttcttcttcggaGGGTACGAAGCATCGAGAGACCTGATGACCGAACCGGGCCAATCCAAGGACGACATCGGACCGCTGAAGACGATGGTCGCCGGAGCCGTCGGAGGGGTGGCCCTGTGGACGGCCATCTTCCCGGCGGATGTGATCAAGAGTCGGATACAGGTGCAAAGTCTGAGGCTAAGCATGACCCAGGTGGGGGCGGACATTTTCCGAAAGGAGGGATTCCTAGCGTTCTACAATGGGCTACAGCCGACGATCGTGCGGACGATCCCGGCCACGGCGGTTCTTTTTGTCGTCTACGAGTACACGAAAAAGCTGATGACGGAGCTGTTCGTCTAGAAGTAGCGGATGTTCTACTTTtgcatttctcgggtacttattcaaaaggacgtatgtgattttgtaaacaaagattcaaacgtcgatttgtccaatctgatagcactcccacgcaaaccaacaccaccaacagatagCCGAAGACTTCatctacctgtctgtggtgatagtttgcgtgggagtgctatcagaatggacaaatcgacgcttgaatctttgtttacgaaatcacatacgtccttttgaataagtacccgagatttattGTACAGTTTATGCATTTCATTTTTGGTTTCCTGCCAACTCTGCCTTTGTACGTGttagattttaagaaatataAAATCACGTTGAATCTGTGTTATGTAAATTACGCATATTTGAAGTTTTGTTTTCCCGGTACATACCTGACCAGCTCATCGTTTGTCTAACATTGGGTTCAGCCTATCAAAGAGGAACTTTTCTTTTGCTTCCAATTCGAAAGGCCAATTATGCCACGGAATCTGTGTTTGGTGGAGAAGCAGAAAATTATAGTCAGATCACATGCCCAAATGTGTAGACACCAAATCCTTCTACTCACCACCAAAGTCTCCACTCCGATCAGCCCAAGTTGCTTCAACTTCATAGCAAATCCACCCGTCTCTCGATTCTGGTCCCGTATGTAGCAATTCCATCCTCCCGCCACGACGGCAATCAGCCTTAGGCTTTTTCGCTCGGCATCGTCCTTCAGTAGATACTCCCTGCTTAGAATATCGCCAGAGTACTGTTTCGGACATAGTGCGGCCACATCTAGGAACTGCCTCTGGTCGTCGTCCCACAGCAGTAGAACATCCGGTCGTTGGAAGTGCGGCAGCAGGTGGATAATGTGCGCGAACTTGTGCCGCTTTTGGAAGGCATTTTGGATTTCAAGCAGTATCCGATCAGACTTGGTCAGCCGGTGTTCCAAACTAGGGACGTAATCTTGGGTCAACTTGGCGACCACCTTGAATGGCTTTTCCGGGAAGTAATTACCGGAGTAGTttgaattcttcaaatttattCTAAGGAAAGCATCCAAAGATATCACTTCCCGACCAGCCCCTGCAACGTTACGGCCGTACGTCATGAAAAGGAAACGCTTCTCAAAGGCAGCCGCAATCAGTTGTTCATTGTAAACGTCTTTAAGCGACAGGAAATTCAACAGAGTCAGATAGCACTTTGGATATTGGGTTAtctctgggatccgattgggcAATTCCTCAACGATGGCATTCAAAAGTTTCACATCCTTTTTGTCCGCCATGGTCATGTTGCAATGTCCAATTATGAATGCAATTCGTTCCATGTCTTTCAATCGCAACTCTTTAATATCTTTGGTGAAGCGTTCAATGATAGCCTCCAGGCTCGGTTGGTGGCACAGTTGGATATCAGATCCAAGCAGAGCTATATGCAAGCAAGAAAAATGTGACAACCTCGGGATCTCCGGTACCAGCGCCGACAGCAACCGCTCCATAGACGCCGCTTGAGGAATCCTTGAAGAGTACCGAAGTAGTTTTAAAATAGCCGTCAAACTGATGTCCTGGATGTCTTTCGAGTGATGAATGGTTAACTGAAATATCCTTTCGATCAGCTCGAAGCTTCGGATGGGAGTCTCCGTTTTGAAGAAACCCATGCAAAGTATCGAAATGTCGTCAAtctcaaaatcgaaaaagttcCTTTTTAAATTGAACTCAATGTCGATCATGTTTTCCACTGGAGTTCGTGTTAGGTTGATATAAAATACCGTCTTAACCAATTGATCtcttggaagtttcttcaactTAGAGCTTATTTTCCACATCGCCTTTCCGACAAATTTGCCCACCTTGGCCACCCGCATCGGGTACCACTGATCCGCCATGAACAGAAGTTTTTGTGTATCCCAACGGTGGACTCGACCGAGACAAACCCTGTCCGCCGCATTCCACAGCTGGACGTAATTTCTCATATCGACTGCGTGTGCTTCTGGCCCAATGCGCGCCAGCAGACCAAGAGCTTCCACCACCTCCTCGTCGGTTAAGCTTTGCATTCGATCAACCATAGCCTCCACGAACCCGTCGTAGCCTTCATCCGATATGCATACACCATCCTGCTTGCAATCGTCCGCCACCCTGTGGAACCAATCCAGCAAGTCCCGCGTCGTGAGCGACTCCCAGTTCCCAACCTCCGCCATGTCCAGAATCTTTCCATCGATCGCTGGTCGCTGTGCGAGTGAATGTACTCCAATTGTGGAGGGcacaagctgcaacaaaatGCCATGGGCAAAATCATTCTCCGTGTCGGAGAACTTCTTAGCACCCACAGTTGCCGAGGAGTGCAGCAGGGATCTATGACCGACACTTTTAAGACGACCAACGAAAGGTATGCAAATCCTTCGGGACACAACTCGAACCAAAACCGGACACAACATGGCGCGGCACTTTTTGACTATGGGTTCTACAGAAACTTCATCCTTTGAAACCGGATTTTGGTAGAGATTTTTACGGTGCTGTGGCGATTTCAAAGTTGTTACGCCACGCAACGCAAGGCGAATCACACAAgacagaatcaaaacaaaacagctGCTTCACGATCCCGGTTATTTTGGTATTCGACAgacaaaagcacgtggtttcacGAACACCAACAAAAATCATGTTATCAGTGCTCTGTGCCCTTCAGAAACGAAATGCGAAAGGTTTTAAAGGCAcgctcacacctcgggaaaattttccgccggattttggtccccgtgcattttaaatgcgggattattagaaaaaaaaagctgGAATAGTTAGGATTCATCATCGAGTTCATTCGACATCATTCGGTGTGCTTATAGTTTGCCTTCGAATCCCATTGGATTAATCCGGATGTGAAGGAACATCAACGCCCGATTGTGGCTGCAATTTCGGCGGGTGATATTTCAGTATGTGCTTCCGAAATTTGTGCTTCAATTCTTCCAAGTAACCTGGTATGTGAGGTGATTGATATTGGATACCTTTTAAAAGTCATAATAATTGATCAAAACCAACAGGAATTTCTTTTACAAAATCATAATTCTTACCTTCTATTCTTAAGCTTCTCAAAATTATCTTTGGCCAAAAAAATTGGCAAATCCTTCACTTTTACTACCTTTTATAAAAGATAGCACGAAACTATGTGCATTCACggaacaaacaaataaaaaatggcGAGCACACAAATGGAAAATGGTTTGGTACTATTTTTTACGCATTTTTAGGATGATGGTAAATCTatgaaaatgcatattttctactccttattgagaagtaaaaataattcattttgtgacgtacactcagaaataaaataaatctgtgacggatttaaaattaatctttCCAGTCATTATTCACTTTTATACCTTACAAAGTATAAACAGTATACTATCGAGAATTATAATTTATACTAAGCCGGAATAacgtaaacatatttttgtttgcATTCTGTCATTTGCAAAATTACATCAAATCGCGTGTGCAACAATGTCCGTTTGAATATTTTCCGGTAAACTTCCCAGACAAAATTCGGCCAAAAATACCAGTCGTTCCATTGCAAGTGTTCCGCGAACTTCCATTATACAAATCCAGAGTTTTTACGGACCGCAATCTAACTAAAATGACCTAAATTGGACTCTATTAGCGTCCGACCGGAGCCACACGACAAGGCAATTGGCAGTGGAAGTGGATATTGCCGAGAACGCCTTTCAATTTGATTTGGACTGCTACAAACGAAGCGACTAGTGCACGCGGTTTTCATCCGTTTGGTGGCCTGTTTGGGCAATTTCCAGAACAGAACTGCAGCCCTTTCTCAAGGACGACTTCCGCCTACAACCCGTAAAAAGTGTGTACACCTGATCCCGGAACTACTCACACAGCTTCGGTGCAAGAAAACGCTCTAACACCTGCCAGCTACGACAAGGGAACAGCTACCCCTATTCCCAGTGGATTATTTGATAGGAAAAACTCGGCCTCTTATTTTGGTAAGACAGCGTCAGTTTTTGGAGGTTGTTTGTATTCAATTAATTATGTTTCCCAGATCGTCGAATCCAAtgcgaatgaatgaatgaagatTAGCTACACTTTCTACATGGACCATGGAGAATGGAGGAGGATTACTGAGCACCGGAAGACGAGCAACACTAATCCACTTCTATGTTCAGCGTGTCAACTATGTCCCGCTTCGTACCTTCAGGTGAACGACCATCACGAATGTGACGAAATGTCGAATTATTTATAAATGAAGAATAAAACATGTATATTTATCTTATTTTGCTATTTCTTTTCAATATTATTAAAGGAAAACCCAGTGACAACAAACAAACATAACCTAGAAACTATGACCAAATCCAAAATAAGCTAACCAATCATAGTGCTTACTTATACTATAgaacattttttgaaatttatacTATCCCGGTATTTTCGAATAGAATACGAatttggggtcaaccaggcgaatagtcatttagaatgacttttaaactatttagaaTAGATTTATTTCAGAGTGTATACAATATAAACTGAAAAATGTGTGAACTGTACTCATAAAAGGTGTAATTTGCGGTTACCGtgtggtccccgtgcattttaaatggggccgggattttgattttccgtgcccaaatcccgaaaacatcgcatatgcaaaaatacatggggaaaaaatccgcggatcaaATTAAGCACATTGATGTGAAGCACCACTTTCTTCGCGACCATGTAGCACAAGGACGACTTACAATTGAAGCAATTGGTACAGTGAATCAGATAGCGGACACGTTCACCAAACCCCTGGAACCTGGACGTTTCCGCGAACTAAGGACCCTCCTAGGACTTACCGATTCAGGGGGGGTGTTGGAGTAAATCGGCAACAAAGTATGCTGATGACCTCCTTGGAGACCGAAGGCCTCCATAGCAACATAAGTTTTATTGAATAACCAATTGTAGCAAATCATTCATTCCTGTTCAAGCTCTCCACCGAACAAGTTGAATAAATAGTTTTCTGCTGTTAAACTGCTGTTCTATTTTATTCCGACCATCAAGAACGCAGCGCGGGTGGTCgcactgcagcaaggtacccgccAGAACGTGGTGCGTTATAGAccgaagcggagacagcagacccgcctttttaagaagaaacgccacctggaagaagcggggtgcgaggagatggaacagctgtgccgttctcaagaaacacgcaagttctattagaagctcaacgcatccagCAAAGGCTTCGAgttgtgcagggataaggatgggttaatgactttgttaagtgagagggtatccaattattacgaggtgttcagactgcagcaaggtaatatatcttgacgtttccatgtttcctcaattgcacgctaatacagagttgaattcaaggagagttttaaaatttaatttgcgaaatcaagcatttgtttggcgacaatcgaacattttttttctgaacaaagtttctacgaaaaaaaatataaaaaaaatatgaaaagggaacgggctgaaagtctccttaataaagacacaaaaaaataaaaagggattttcgaagaatatttgaagctctcattaaggataatgagcgaagctacattcattagttgggtgcgccgttcttcggggaatcagactattcctcaatttatttttaagtttaaaaagtattttgattctgtactatgatcgaacggaaatttgatagaaaaatttagatacttttgggaattctcacaaataaataaacaaaggacgattggaccaattttcaagaaatattatcgaactaaaatgtatttccaccagtatctccatgtatgaagggcaactcagcaattttttttttttcaaaaatggaaactgaaccattgcgttctactcggcaatcaatgatacagcttctaacaaaatcgaatcgtgtgaatgtgatataatttaaactggatttcggatgaattaatgcattaccaatccatgttttatttaaggttattctactttcccattcaaatcgtacagttgtcccacatgaaaaattttgaaatccaaagtatattaagccattcaaggagcagaattgaaacaatttatgaaatcatgtttattcatcaaatatattcgttttacaaccattcctacgttttaaattgtctgccgcattggcccttgaactttgaaaatttattcgatttgttctattaaatctaggtttaagttaaatacttcatgttaattctagagagcatctgttttttaaacaattcatgttgaataagtggagaataaataattatcatcattatttttcatcatataaaatgctttccacaaaaccatcataatccgagttattcttcagcgctcagaagatttccatctaacatgcattcgaccctgctgcaacagaaagagcatgactgtcaactacgaaacgaaatgaaaacagagagaattttctctctgacaaagagagcgtgacgcttgtcagttctgttttgttgaatttctccctgcatcccagttagaacgaaagctctctcgtaataattgttcgtaataaattctttatgactctttttagcgggtatcttttgacagcgcaaaatgtatggaatattacgtaaataatgacatcataaagcgtatttaccctgaaacgccaattattatgtcattaatggcgtaatctgaataggctattagggtctcgccgacatttctcaccaacacgaacgcacggttgtggttgcaaacaatcccatttgattttgccgtgacagctgctcgtggttgcaaacaaactgagtaaaagtgtgagtgaaatgtgcGTGTGCGTACACACTCGCAGAAAGCctaaggcccgatgcccacgtagcgtcttttcaacgctgcgtgcacacggcgttaaaaggacgcatgtgtgcatcgggaaaaagcggtaacgcaacgtcgccgcaccgatgcacacctgcgttttttcaacgccacgtgcacgcagcgttgcgctacgtgggcatcggccctaatggggaaaaaatccgcggcccaaattcccgaggtgtaaggtagccttaaagGTAGCTTCACACCACGGGAATTCGGtccacggattttttccccatgtgtttttgcatatgcgatgttttcgggatttgggcacggaaaatcaaaatcccggccccatttaaaatgcacagggatcaaaatccggcggaaaattttcccgaggtgtaaggtggccttAAGGTAGCCTTCACCCAGATTCTGATTATCAGTTTGTTCAAGGTGGAgcctggttggcttccatcgtacgctgaactgacgtagtcatctcctctgctgccttgactttcactgcctgtactctcagcgccatttaaatgttctaCGTTGCGCTggttccacctttcgatcaccacacgttcgtccgccaagatgctcccatccttatccctgcacaacTCGAAGCCTTTGctggatgcgttgagcttctaatagaacttgcgtgtttcttgagaacggcacagctgttccatctcctcgcaccccgcttcttccaggtggcgtttcttcttaaaaaggcgggtctgctgtctccgcttcggTCTATAACGCACCACGTTCTggcgggtaccttgctgcagtgcGACCACCCGCGCTGCGTTCTTGATGGTCGGAATAAAATAGAACAGCAGTTTAACAGCAGAAAACTATTTATTCAACTTGTTCGGTGGAGAGCTTGAACAGGAATGAATGATTTGCTACAATTGTTTATTCAATAAAACTTATGTTGCTATGGAGGCCTTCGGTCTCCAAGGAGTAATATGTACTTCAAATGTACTAAACATGTTTGAGAGTGTACGCTATAAAAAGATTTATAGTAAGCGGTCCGATACCGCTTAAATAAACCGATCCGGCGACTGTGGGTCTCTTTCATCTCAAACCACCGAGTAAACAACACGTCTCTAGAACAGCTCCGAAAACCCTTTGTAGTTATTCTTCTCTGGTTCCCTAATAGTTCGCCGCGGGTGTTTCGTCTACCTTTTTGCCGTACATATTAATTGGCGACGAGGAAAACTATTATAAAGTTAAAAACgcgtgtgattttttttttcgtttggaaattcccgGTGAAATTGTGTGGAAAAAAAGGCCCCGGGCGGAGGCGCGATTTCTGCAGCAGCAGTGAAAGATCGGTAATTAGAAACGGATCATTTCCGACGTGAACTGACCGGAGAAGCGGTTTAGGTAACAgaaggtttgaaaaaaaaagccatTCTGTGGCAGTGATCatcaaatcgaatcaaaatcgttacacagaaaaaagtgatttttttaattaaaagtggttttttatattttt
Encoded proteins:
- the LOC134206821 gene encoding mitochondrial ornithine transporter 1; translated protein: MHGKGEGSGFKTGLIDFTAGSLGGVALVYVSQPMDTVKVKMQTFPTLYKNMVDCTMRTFRRDGVVRGLYAGTIPAIVANVAENSVLFAAYGACQNLVATVVRKPSVSELTALDNATAGFLAAFFSSFTLCPTELIKCKLQALREVQQNNLKANEKVPKVSPFQLTRQILRTEGIPGMFRGLTSTFAREMPGYFFFFGGYEASRDLMTEPGQSKDDIGPLKTMVAGAVGGVALWTAIFPADVIKSRIQVQSLRLSMTQVGADIFRKEGFLAFYNGLQPTIVRTIPATAVLFVVYEYTKKLMTELFV
- the LOC134206820 gene encoding uncharacterized protein LOC134206820; amino-acid sequence: MLCPVLVRVVSRRICIPFVGRLKSVGHRSLLHSSATVGAKKFSDTENDFAHGILLQLVPSTIGVHSLAQRPAIDGKILDMAEVGNWESLTTRDLLDWFHRVADDCKQDGVCISDEGYDGFVEAMVDRMQSLTDEEVVEALGLLARIGPEAHAVDMRNYVQLWNAADRVCLGRVHRWDTQKLLFMADQWYPMRVAKVGKFVGKAMWKISSKLKKLPRDQLVKTVFYINLTRTPVENMIDIEFNLKRNFFDFEIDDISILCMGFFKTETPIRSFELIERIFQLTIHHSKDIQDISLTAILKLLRYSSRIPQAASMERLLSALVPEIPRLSHFSCLHIALLGSDIQLCHQPSLEAIIERFTKDIKELRLKDMERIAFIIGHCNMTMADKKDVKLLNAIVEELPNRIPEITQYPKCYLTLLNFLSLKDVYNEQLIAAAFEKRFLFMTYGRNVAGAGREVISLDAFLRINLKNSNYSGNYFPEKPFKVVAKLTQDYVPSLEHRLTKSDRILLEIQNAFQKRHKFAHIIHLLPHFQRPDVLLLWDDDQRQFLDVAALCPKQYSGDILSREYLLKDDAERKSLRLIAVVAGGWNCYIRDQNRETGGFAMKLKQLGLIGVETLVIPWHNWPFELEAKEKFLFDRLNPMLDKR